One genomic region from Actinocatenispora thailandica encodes:
- a CDS encoding nitroreductase family protein, with protein MEFAEVVRRRRMIRNYDPDRPVPAEVRDRILRHALRAPSAGFSQGWAFLVLESPEDRARFWAATAPDDSTPEAPSRWLARMSTAPLIVVPLAHRDAYLDRYAEPDKGWTDRDEARWPVPYWHIDTGFAALLMLLTAVDEELGACFFGIPPERTDAFRAAFGVPGPYAPIGAITIGYRAPDPRSPSLRRGHRPFTDVIHFGRW; from the coding sequence ATGGAGTTCGCCGAAGTGGTCCGCCGTCGCCGGATGATCCGCAACTACGACCCCGACCGCCCGGTGCCCGCCGAGGTACGCGATCGGATCCTGCGGCACGCGCTGCGTGCACCGTCCGCCGGGTTCTCCCAGGGCTGGGCGTTCCTGGTGCTCGAATCGCCCGAGGACCGGGCCCGGTTCTGGGCCGCCACCGCTCCGGACGACTCGACGCCCGAGGCACCGTCCCGCTGGCTCGCCCGGATGTCCACCGCGCCGCTGATCGTGGTGCCGCTCGCGCACCGGGACGCCTACCTCGACCGGTACGCGGAGCCGGACAAGGGCTGGACCGATCGGGACGAGGCCCGCTGGCCGGTGCCGTACTGGCACATCGACACCGGGTTCGCCGCACTGCTGATGCTGCTCACCGCGGTCGACGAGGAACTCGGCGCGTGCTTCTTCGGCATCCCGCCGGAACGCACCGACGCGTTCCGTGCCGCGTTCGGGGTGCCGGGCCCGTACGCGCCCATCGGCGCGATCACCATCGGCTACCGGGCGCCGGACCCGCGCTCGCCGTCGCTGCGCCGCGGCCACCGCCCGTTCACC